DNA from Methanocaldococcus sp.:
AATCCCAGATAAAATTTTAATCTCCACCGATTTCCTATCTCTCTTAAAAAGTTCCGCCATTCGTTCCTTTAATACTTCTATCGTCAGCTTCATATCCCCTATTTTTTACTTCCATATTTTTAAATCTTTCTTATCTTGACAGTCTCGTTTTAAGTATTAGAAATATTTATATAATTTTATAGTCATTTATTATTACATACTACAAAATTTTAAAATAGTGTTAAAAAGTGTGATAATTATGGAATACATTTATCCATTTACAGCAATTGTAGGACAGGAAAAGATGAAAAAAGCTTTAATTTTGAATGCAATAAATCCAAAAATTGGTGGAGTATTAATTAGAGGAGAAAAAGGAACTGCAAAATCAACTGCTGTTAGAGCATTGGCTGATTTACTTCCAGAGATTGAAGTTGTTGAAGGTTGTCCCTTTAACTGTGATCCTAATGGAGAACTATGTGACATTTGTAAAGAAAAGAAGAAAAAAGGAGAATTAAAAATAATAAAAAAGAAAATGAAAGTTGTAAATCTTCCGATAGGAGCAACAGAAGATAGAGTTATTGGAACTCTTGATATTGAAAAGGCAATAAAAGAAGGTATTAAAGCATTAGAGCCAGGAATTTTAGCAGAGGCAAATAGAAATATTCTATATATTGATGAGGTTAATTTACTCGATGATCATATAATAGATGTTTTATTAGACGCGGCGGCAATGGGTTGGAACATAATTGAAAGAGAAGGAGTTAAAATAAAACATCCTTCGAGGTTTATACTCGTTGGAACTATGAATCCCGAAGAGGGTGAGTTAAGGCCGCAAATATTAGATAGATTTGGACTAATGGTTGATGTTGAAGGATTAAACAATGTTAAAGATAGGGTAGAGGTTATAAAGAGAGTGGAAGAATTTAATAACAATCCTGAAGAGTTTTATAAAAAATTTGAAGAAGAGCAAAGAAAACTTAGGGAAAGAATAATCAAAGCCAGAGAGATTTTAAAGGATGTTGAAATTAGTGATGAACTTTTGGAATTTATATCTAAGGTTTGTATTGAGTTGGGGATTCAAACTAACAGGGCTGATATTACAGTAGTTAGAACTGCTAAGGCAATAGCGGCATACAATGGTAGGACAAAAGTTAATTTAGATGATGTTAAGGAGGCAATGGAGTTAGCATTGCCACATAGAATGAGAAGAAAACCATTTGAGCCACCACAATTAAATAAAGAAAAATTAGAACAGATGATTAACGAATTTAAAGAGCAACTAAATAATAATGAAAATAAAAATAATGAAAAAAATAATGAAGATGACTTAAAAAAAAACATGATGTAAATGATGATATAGAAGATTTTGAAGATTCAAATAATAGCAATAAAAATAATGAAAATAACAATGATAATGATAATGGAGAATTTGAAGAAACTTTTAACATAGATTACAACACTAAAATTAATCCAAATATAATAAAATTTAAAGTTAGAGATAACATTTACAGATATGGCTCTGGAAGACAT
Protein-coding regions in this window:
- a CDS encoding ATP-binding protein, with the protein product MEYIYPFTAIVGQEKMKKALILNAINPKIGGVLIRGEKGTAKSTAVRALADLLPEIEVVEGCPFNCDPNGELCDICKEKKKKGELKIIKKKMKVVNLPIGATEDRVIGTLDIEKAIKEGIKALEPGILAEANRNILYIDEVNLLDDHIIDVLLDAAAMGWNIIEREGVKIKHPSRFILVGTMNPEEGELRPQILDRFGLMVDVEGLNNVKDRVEVIKRVEEFNNNPEEFYKKFEEEQRKLRERIIKAREILKDVEISDELLEFISKVCIELGIQTNRADITVVRTAKAIAAYNGRTKVNLDDVKEAMELALPHRMRRKPFEPPQLNKEKLEQMINEFKEQLNNNENKNNEKNNEDDLKKNMM